A window of Nevskiales bacterium contains these coding sequences:
- a CDS encoding helical backbone metal receptor, whose amino-acid sequence MVITSDDLGRAVRLPARPRRIVSLCPSQTETLLALGLSGRVVGRTRYCIHPAAEVSRITEVGGTKQLRLDALRALQPDLIIAEKEENRREDVEALEREFPVYVTDVRSVDGALRMIRHLGQLCDCTQAAEVLAQQIAGRFSRLQPLRPRRRVAYLIWRKPWMAAGADTYIHDVLTRCGFENVFAAKTGRYPETTLEDIERLAPEVLLLSSEPYPFQDRHRQEFAKRLPGAKVLLVDGEAFSWYGARMRLAADALQRLLSEL is encoded by the coding sequence ATGGTCATTACTTCGGACGACCTCGGACGTGCCGTGCGGCTGCCTGCGCGTCCCCGGCGCATCGTTTCGCTCTGCCCCTCGCAGACCGAAACCCTGCTGGCGCTGGGCCTGAGCGGGCGTGTCGTCGGCCGCACCCGCTACTGCATCCACCCGGCCGCCGAGGTCAGCCGGATTACCGAAGTGGGCGGCACCAAGCAGCTGCGGCTGGATGCCCTGCGCGCCCTGCAGCCCGACCTGATCATCGCGGAAAAAGAGGAAAACCGCCGCGAGGACGTCGAGGCCCTGGAACGGGAATTCCCGGTGTACGTCACCGACGTGCGCAGCGTGGACGGCGCCCTGCGCATGATCCGCCACCTCGGCCAGCTATGCGACTGCACGCAGGCGGCCGAGGTACTGGCGCAGCAGATCGCCGGGCGGTTTTCGCGGCTGCAGCCGCTGCGGCCGCGACGGCGCGTGGCCTATCTGATCTGGCGCAAGCCCTGGATGGCGGCCGGCGCCGACACCTATATCCACGACGTGCTGACGCGCTGTGGCTTCGAGAATGTCTTTGCGGCAAAGACCGGCCGCTATCCCGAAACCACGCTGGAGGACATCGAACGGCTCGCCCCGGAGGTGCTGCTGCTCAGCTCCGAGCCCTACCCCTTCCAGGATCGCCACCGGCAGGAATTCGCAAAGCGCCTGCCCGGGGCTAAAGTTCTGCTCGTGGATGGCGAAGCCTTCAGCTGGTACGGCGCGCGCATGCGGCTGGCGGCCGATGCGCTGCAGCGGCTGCTGTCGGAGCTGTAG
- a CDS encoding methylmalonyl-CoA mutase family protein: MQQKASPLPSATPAVYCPKHKIRIVTAASLFDGHDAAINIMRRILQASGAEVIHLGHDRAVDEVVNCAVQEDANAIAVTSYQGGHVEYLKYMYDRLKALGCGHIRIFAGGGGVILPDEIAELHAYGITRIYSPDDGRAMGLQGMINDLLERSDFPTGRDVTEADLDAARQRDPRAIGRLISAVENYPDKHPRLLEKIRSEAARQKVPVLGVTGTGGAGKSSLVDELVRRFLLDFKDKHIGLISVDPSKRKTGGALLGDRIRMNAINNPRVYMRSLATRQANLALSSHVRDAVNILKLAGFDLIVLETSGIGQSDTEIVDHSDASLYVMTPEYGAATQLEKIDMLDFADVVALNKADKRGAQDALRDVRKQYQRNHQLFAKKLEDMPVIGTIASQFNDPGTHRLYRVLIDRIAEKCGVPLKSNFGHGIGDSEKIFIIPSERTRYLAEIVDTVRGYNRWVETQSRLAQQLQSLRQARKLVKEKAGDLEVIEGELAEKLDAGNRKTLESWDAKRRNYEGDEYVYQVRGKDVRVPTKTESLSHLKIPKVALPHYQGWGDILRWTLQENVPGEFPYTAGVFPFKREGEDPTRMFAGEGGPERTNRRFHYIAAGHPAKRLSTAFDSVTLYGNDPHHRPDIYGKIGNSGVSVCCLDDAKKLYSGFDLADPKTSVSMTINGPAPMITGFFMNAAIDQACERYIRANGLEQAVEQKIAAWFKARGVERPRYRGELPKGNDGLGLMLLGITGDQVLPREVYERIKAETLAAVRGTVQADILKEDQAQNTCIFSTEFALKLMGDMQSYFTANRVRNFYSVSISGYHMAEAGANPITQLAFTLANGFTYIEYYLSRGLKIDDFAPNLSFFFSNGIDPEYAVIGRVARRIWAKALKLKYGASPRSQMLKYHIQTSGRSLHAQEISFNDIRTTLQALYAIFDNCNSLHTNAYDEAITTPTEESVRRAMAIQLIINHEFGLAKNQNPLQGSFIIEQLTDLVEEAVLKEFERLNERGGVLGAMETMYQRSKIQEESLYYETLKHTGELPVIGVNTFLSSEGSPTMLPKEVIRSTTEEKEAQIATVRGTVQADILKEDQGQNTCIFSTEFSLKVMGDIQEYFIHHDIRNFYSVSISGYHIAEAG, translated from the coding sequence ATGCAGCAAAAAGCCAGCCCTCTGCCGTCGGCCACGCCGGCGGTCTACTGCCCCAAGCACAAGATCCGCATCGTGACGGCGGCCTCGCTGTTCGACGGTCATGACGCGGCCATCAACATCATGCGCCGCATCCTGCAGGCCAGCGGCGCGGAGGTCATCCACCTGGGCCACGACCGTGCGGTAGACGAGGTCGTCAACTGCGCCGTGCAGGAGGATGCCAACGCCATCGCCGTGACCAGCTATCAGGGCGGGCATGTCGAGTACCTCAAGTACATGTACGACCGGCTGAAGGCGCTGGGCTGCGGCCACATTCGCATCTTCGCCGGCGGGGGCGGCGTGATCCTGCCGGATGAGATCGCCGAGCTGCACGCCTACGGCATCACCCGCATCTACTCGCCCGACGACGGCCGCGCGATGGGCCTGCAGGGCATGATCAATGACCTGCTGGAGCGCAGCGACTTCCCCACCGGCCGCGACGTGACTGAGGCCGATCTGGATGCGGCGCGCCAGCGTGACCCGCGCGCCATCGGCCGGCTGATCTCTGCGGTCGAGAACTACCCGGACAAGCATCCGCGGCTGCTGGAGAAAATCCGCTCGGAGGCCGCCCGACAGAAAGTCCCGGTGCTGGGCGTGACCGGCACCGGCGGCGCCGGCAAGTCCTCGCTGGTGGACGAGCTGGTGCGGCGTTTCCTGCTGGACTTCAAGGACAAGCACATCGGCCTGATCTCGGTGGATCCGAGCAAGCGCAAGACCGGCGGCGCGCTGCTGGGCGACCGCATCCGCATGAACGCGATCAACAACCCGCGCGTGTACATGCGCTCGCTGGCCACGCGCCAGGCCAACCTGGCGCTCTCGTCCCATGTGCGTGACGCGGTCAACATCCTCAAGCTGGCCGGCTTCGACCTGATCGTGCTGGAGACCTCCGGCATCGGCCAGTCGGATACCGAGATCGTGGATCACTCGGACGCCTCGCTGTACGTGATGACGCCGGAATACGGCGCCGCTACCCAGCTCGAGAAGATCGACATGCTCGACTTCGCCGACGTGGTGGCGTTGAACAAGGCCGACAAGCGCGGTGCGCAGGATGCGCTGCGCGACGTGCGCAAGCAGTACCAGCGCAACCACCAGCTGTTCGCGAAGAAGCTCGAGGACATGCCGGTGATCGGCACGATCGCCTCACAATTCAACGATCCGGGCACGCACCGGCTCTACCGGGTGCTGATCGACCGCATCGCGGAGAAGTGCGGCGTGCCGCTGAAATCGAACTTCGGGCACGGGATCGGCGATTCGGAGAAGATCTTCATCATCCCCTCTGAGCGCACGCGCTACCTGGCGGAGATCGTGGACACGGTGCGCGGTTACAACCGCTGGGTCGAGACGCAGAGCCGTCTCGCGCAGCAGCTGCAATCCCTGCGCCAGGCGCGCAAGCTCGTCAAAGAGAAAGCCGGAGATCTCGAGGTCATCGAGGGCGAACTGGCGGAGAAACTCGACGCGGGCAACCGCAAGACGCTGGAGAGCTGGGACGCCAAGCGCCGCAACTACGAAGGCGACGAATACGTGTACCAGGTACGCGGCAAGGACGTGCGTGTGCCGACCAAGACCGAGTCGCTGTCGCACCTGAAGATTCCCAAGGTCGCGCTGCCGCACTACCAGGGCTGGGGCGACATCCTCAGGTGGACGCTACAGGAGAACGTGCCGGGCGAGTTCCCCTACACCGCCGGTGTGTTCCCGTTCAAACGCGAGGGTGAGGACCCGACCCGCATGTTCGCGGGCGAAGGTGGGCCGGAGCGTACCAACCGCCGCTTCCATTACATCGCCGCCGGACATCCGGCCAAGCGCCTGTCCACCGCCTTCGACTCGGTGACGTTGTACGGCAACGACCCGCATCACCGCCCGGACATCTACGGCAAGATCGGCAACTCCGGCGTATCCGTCTGCTGCCTGGACGACGCCAAGAAACTGTATTCCGGCTTCGACCTCGCCGATCCGAAGACCTCGGTGTCCATGACCATCAACGGCCCGGCGCCGATGATCACCGGCTTCTTCATGAATGCCGCCATCGACCAGGCCTGCGAGCGCTACATCCGCGCCAACGGCCTGGAGCAGGCGGTCGAGCAGAAGATCGCCGCCTGGTTCAAGGCGCGCGGCGTGGAGCGCCCGCGCTACCGCGGCGAGCTGCCCAAGGGCAACGACGGGCTAGGCCTGATGCTGCTCGGCATCACCGGCGACCAGGTGCTGCCGCGCGAGGTGTACGAGAGGATCAAGGCCGAGACGCTGGCCGCGGTGCGCGGCACGGTACAGGCCGACATCCTCAAGGAAGACCAGGCGCAGAACACCTGTATCTTCTCCACCGAGTTCGCGCTCAAGCTCATGGGCGACATGCAGAGCTATTTCACCGCGAACCGCGTCCGCAATTTCTACTCGGTGTCCATCTCCGGCTACCACATGGCCGAGGCCGGCGCCAATCCAATCACGCAGCTGGCCTTCACGCTGGCCAATGGCTTCACCTACATCGAGTATTATCTGTCGCGCGGGCTGAAGATCGACGACTTCGCGCCCAACCTGTCGTTCTTCTTCTCCAACGGCATCGACCCCGAGTACGCGGTGATCGGCCGCGTGGCGCGCCGCATCTGGGCCAAGGCGCTCAAGCTGAAGTACGGCGCGAGCCCGCGCTCGCAGATGCTCAAATACCACATCCAGACCTCCGGCCGCTCGCTGCACGCGCAGGAGATCTCCTTCAACGACATCCGCACCACGCTGCAGGCGCTATACGCCATCTTCGACAACTGCAACTCGCTGCACACCAACGCCTACGACGAGGCCATCACCACGCCGACGGAAGAGAGCGTGCGCCGCGCCATGGCGATCCAGCTGATCATTAACCACGAATTCGGCCTGGCCAAGAACCAGAACCCGCTGCAGGGCTCGTTCATCATCGAGCAGCTGACGGACCTGGTGGAGGAGGCGGTGCTGAAGGAATTCGAGCGGCTCAACGAGCGCGGCGGCGTGCTCGGCGCGATGGAGACCATGTACCAGCGCAGCAAGATCCAGGAGGAGTCGCTGTACTACGAGACCCTCAAGCACACCGGCGAGCTGCCGGTCATCGGTGTGAACACCTTCCTGTCATCGGAAGGTTCGCCCACCATGCTGCCCAAAGAGGTGATCCGCTCGACCACCGAGGAGAAGGAGGCCCAGATCGCCACCGTGCGCGGCACGGTGCAGGCCGACATCCTGAAGGAGGACCAGGGGCAGAACACCTGCATCTTCTCGACCGAGTTCTCGCTCAAGGTCATGGGGGATATCCAGGAGTACTTCATCCACCACGACATCCGCAACTTCTACTCGGTCTCGATCTCGGGCTACCACATCGCGGAGGCCGGC